The genomic stretch GCGCTCCAGGTAGTCGCTTCCCTGGTCGGTCAGCCGTACCGAACGCGTCGTTCGCCTGAGCAGCGTCACGCCGATCTCTTGCTCCAAAGCGGATACAGCACGCGACGCTGCCACGGGCGTGATGCGGAGTTGCCGTGCGGCTTCGGCAAAGCTGTTTAAATCCGAAACCATATGGAAAACCCGTATGCGTTCAAGTCGATCCATGAAAATGCCGCTGAAAAATTGGTAGTTGCTACGGACCGGCTATCGGTCCTCCTCAAACGACAGGAAGTATAAGAGCAGTATGTTATTTTCTGCCGCCCGATGGCTGAGCAGGGACGGATGAGTTGTTCGTTGAAGCCGAGCAGTGCCGCGGTGCATTAGCCCTAGTTCTAGGAAACGCTGTCGCCGCCGCCATTTGACGACGCTTCGACCGCCGAAGATGTCGCTTTTGCGCCGCGAGCGAAATTCCCGTGAAGGTGGTTCCAGACAACGTGCAAACAAACGAGGTAGATTTCCACCGAAGGCAATATTCGTCTGATCTTGATTGCAGCAATGCCGAGTAGCAGGGATGCGATTGCAATTGCATCCTTCGTTGTCAACGTACCGGGCGGCGCTACGAGGGTCGCGGCGAAGATCATCGTGCGCATGGCGAAGCACAGCCTCCGGTCCCCGCCAAGATCGTCGCACAGCACCTCATAACCGCGCTCCGATCGCAGTATCTTCTCGGCATCCTGCTGCGTTGTTGCTAACGCCGCTGTCGTAGTAAGCATTTCTTCGTCCTTCGATAGTTGGTTTGTGGGACATGGTGACCCAGCAACGAAATGCGGAACCGCCGGAACATGGAAGCGCGTTTTAGCGGAGGTTCGAAGCGACGGCCTTCAAAGAAGGGCGTCGCTGCTCTTCAAGCCTGATACGGCTACCGATCGCTTCGCGTGGACCACCAGGACCGGTCGGTACACCGCTGCTTCTCAGTCTGCGAAGACAGCCTTGATCTCGGCTGCGACCTGGCATTTGTTCTCGTCGAGCACGAAGTGCCCCGCGTCCAGCCAAACAAGCTTGGCGTCGAGGAGATCTTTGGTATAAGCCCGCGCTCCAGGTTGAATGAAGAACGGGTCGTTTTTTCCCCAAATGATCAATGTCTTCGGTTGGTGTTGTCGAAATGCCGCTTGCCAGGTCGGATAGAGGCCGACGTTCGACTGATAATCGTGAAGAAGGTCGATTTGGCAGTCCTGCACGCCGGGGCGATCGAGCAGCGCCTGGTCGAATACCCAGTTGTCGGGATTCACGGCGTCCGGGTCTTTTGCGCCAACGAGCCATTGAAACTTCGTGCCCTCGGGGCTGATGAAGTCTCGTGCGGGCTTTTCGGTCTCAGGCGTACGGTTCTCCCACAACGGGAGGAAGACGCTTTTCGGAGCATCGCCCACACCTTCCATATAGGCGTTGGTGTTCTGAATGATGAAGCCCCTGACCGCGTCGGGACGCTGCGTAAAGAGCCGAAATCCAACCGGTCCGCCGTAGTCATGCATGTAAAGAATGTACGAATCCAGCTTCAATGCCTCGATAAGGCCCGCAACGTGGTCAGCGAGATTGTCAAAGGTGTATTTGAACTCATCTCGCGAAGGGGCGTCGGAATGACCAAGCCCGATGTAGTCTGGCGCTATCAGATGGAATCGATCGGCCAGAGCGGGTATAAGGTCTCGGAACATTTGGCTGCTGCTCGGCAATCCGTGCAACAGGACAATTGTCGGGAGCTTGGGGTCGCCCGCCTCGCGATAGAAAACCTTGCGTCCGTTGACAGTGGCCGTGCGATGAAACGTACGATTATTCATTTGTCGAGTCCTCTTCTGAAGCGTCTCGGTAGACCACCTACCGTTTGACGCGTTGAGGGCATTCTGCGTGTTTCCGATTTCGATGAGCAGACGGTAAAATCGGAAAGCGCCCTCTCGTTTATTGGAAGACCGTGGATCGATTCGACGCGATGTCACTGCTCATTGCCGCCGTGGAAAGTGGCAGCTTGTCGAAAGCCAGTCGTCGGCTTGGGCTCCCGTTGGCGACCGTAAGCCGCAGGATGGCCGACCTGGAGGCTCATCTGAAGGCCACTTTGCTCGTGCGTTCTTCTCGCGGCCTCGAACTGACGCCAGCGGGCCGGTCATACCTGACCGCAGCTAAATCGATCCTTGAACAGGTCATTGAGGCAGAACGCGCTGCTGCAGGGGAATACCTGGAACCCAAGGGAGATCTGGTCGTGACTGGACCCAACATGTTTGGGCGGATGCACGTGCTTCCTGTCGTCACGAGTTTTCTCGCCGCATACCCGGATGTGTCGGTCGGCCTTATGCTAACGGACAAGGTTACGCATTTTCTGGACGATCAAATCGACGTAGCACTACGAATCGGTGATCTTCCTGACAGCGAACTGGTTGCAGTCCGATTAGGGGCTGTGCGACGCGTTATCTGTGCAAGCCCCTGGTATCTTTCCACGCGGGGAACACCCGCTACTCCAGACGAGCTTCCTGAGCACAGCGTTGTCTCCTTCGAAAGTGTGTCCTCGACGAGCAACTGGAAATTTTGGTCGGACGGATCAGATTTTGATGTGCCGTTCCGCTCGAGACTAAGCGTGAACACGATTGAAGCCGCGATTGATGCGGGGCTTGCCGGGTCGGGCTTGATTCGCACCATGTCCTACCAGATTGCAGAACACGTCCGTCGAGGCGACCTGCAGATTGTGTTGAGTGAATTTGAACCGCCAGTTCGCCCGGTCCATCTGGTTTACGACAAAAAAAATCGGCTGCCTCTCAAGTTACGGGCTTTCATCGACTTCGTAGTGCCTCGATTACGCGAGCGCATTGCTGACGCCGCTCTCTAGCACCGACGCTTTCTGCCTATCAGTGTCGCTTTTGCTGTCCGAAGATCGCGCGACCTATTACGTTCGACAACTACACGGATCGAGCGCTATTGCCGACACCCCCGACGGAGCCGGTGTTGACGGGCCGAGGGGCGCCGAGATTTAGCGGGATCGAGTCAGTTCGCGGTTGCTGATCTGATCATCAGGGGTTGTCGGGACGACCGCTTCTGAGCGGCCCATCTGTCTCTTTTGGGTCCAAACCCGGCCCTTGGTTGTCCATCGCGCCGTCGTTCGATGGGTTGCTTCAGGCGTGGGGCATTGCTCGTACACCGCCGCGATTGGAAGCCCGCACATCGTGCAAATTGGAACTGAGCGATTAATGCCTGGAAAAGCTTCAACTGCCGTCGGCAAACGACATCGATCTTCCGGATCTTGGCTAGTGCCCGCGGGCTCTGATCGTCAGTGTTTGCGCCCGGCAACAGCATCGCTGACAACTTTCCCGCTCGTCTTACGTGTTTTATCCGGAATGCGTGGCGCCTCGTCACCGGCGAACCACGATAGATGCGTGCGCATGTGTGCTGCGTACGCCCTCCATCCCATATCGTTGCCGGCAAAAAGCTCCCGGCGCATCGCAGCAGCAAATTCAGCGCGGCACGGCTTCGTCCTGTCAAGCTCCGAACGCCACGATGCGAAGGCTTGATTCACACCGTGAATGAAGTCTCCAAACGACATCTCCTGATCGACAAAGTCCATCAGGTCGCGGGCGAACTCCCTGCTCCTTTGCAGTTCTGCCATGCGAACACCCAGCTTCCCGTCGTGCGGGAATTGTTGGGCGATCTCGCGAATCGTGTCCAAGCCGTGCTCGCTGAGAAATAGCCGATCCTGATTGCTCATGCGTGGATCGACAGAAGTGAATCGAGCTGTCAAATCCAGAAAGATGGCTTTGAGTCTGCGGAAAACGATAGTCATGCAAACAAAATCCTCGCGAGTACTTGAGGCAGTTAACGGCCCGGCCTCGCGAAAATTGACGGTCCAAAAGTCTTCGAGCGGAAAGCTCCCCGTAACAGTCACGCGTCCGCTATCTGCTCCCCCTGACGTGCGCTTGGGAAGCACCGCGCCGGCCACCTAGTCTTCCAAATCCGGCGGTTCATTCCTGAAATTATCGAATGCAACTAACCGTCTGATTCTCCCAACACCACAGTACCCGCCCGTCCCGGGCGGAAAACCGGCGCCGGCAGCAGCGGGGGCCGGCATCTCTGTATCTAGCGGCCGTAGTGGCCGAGCCGGTTGTGAAAGGTGATCTTGCGCCCGTGGAACGGCTCGCCAGGAATCGCCCGGTCGTAGTCTCCAGACCTCCTTTTACATTTTTCCAGGATAAGCGCTACGCTAGATACTGTATATTCATACAGTGTTATTGCCCCATGAGCGCCTTGCCGCGTCACCCCGAAGACATCCACCCCGCGCTGTGGCGAGCTTCGCAGCTGGCCGCCGGCTTCGATCGCGTGGTGTCGTGCGGCCATGCCGCGCTGGCCGCCGAACTGCCGGGCGGCGGCTGGCCCGCGGGCGCGCTCACCGAACTGCTCACACCGCAGCCGGGCTGCGGTGAACTGCGTCTGCTGCGGCCCGCACTGGCGACCGTCGGATCCCGCCCCCTGCTCCTGCTGCAGGCGCCGCACCGGCTGCAACCGGCCGGTCTGAAGTGGCTGGGCATTCCCGCAGCGCAGGCCTGCGCGCTGCATGTGTTGGTGTTCACAATTGCCGCTAGCCGTGTCAATGATTCTGCTAGCGCGGAATGGGGCATAAAACGCCGTATATGCAGGGCCAGGAGGCGAAAAGATATGCATCCCACGGTGTTGTAGCGATACAACGTCCGAGAGCCACCTTGTCCACTAACGTTGCTAGCGTGGGTTTCGTGTTCTTTAATGCTGCTAGCGCGTCCTTCCTGCACATTGGTGAGACATGGCTTCCTTGGAAGAAATTGAAACTCGGGCAGCGAAGATAGCGTCGGTGCTGAGACCGCTAGGGAAGGGAGCGCTTTCCCGAGACCAGGCAAAACGCGCAGCACAATTGCTCGACGTCCACTGGGCAACCGTCTATCGCTTCAGATGTCTCGTGCTCAACGAAGTCGACGTTTCGGCACCACGGTGGAAGAGGGAATGGCTCGATCCGGCAGCTGAATACTGCGGAGCGCACCATATTCTGCTGGAGACGGTCCCGGCCTCGGTCTTTCGCAAAGCTGCCAACTTCGGTGCAGCGCTTCGGGCGATATCGCGCTATCGAACTCCTCGGTTTCCACGAAACGGACGGCTACGCTAGCAGCGTTACTGAACTTGCTAGCGCTCCTGTGAACACGGCTAGCATCAATTGTGAACGCCAACACTGGCTTTCGACGAATGGTGGGTGGTGGTCGACGCAAATCTGCATAGCGACATCGAGCTTCCCGAGCGTTGCGTGCAGTATTGCCGTCCGTCGCGACCCGGCACGTATATCGTTGGTCCGGACCGCCTGCGGCGGTGGGAAATCAAGGTCATGCCCGGTGAAGAACCAGAGGCGTTCAACGATCCTGAACACGTCAACCGCGTGCTCTCGACCTTTGTCGATACCAGCGCAATCGAGGTGAAGCGCGTTGCGATCTATCGCTTTCACGCTGTCGTGGCTGAAACGTGGCGTGACGGCCGCGTCTTCCTGCTCGGCGACGCAGCGCACCAGATCTTTCGGGTTGATCATCGGCGAACTCGACGAGAAGGCCGCGCTGGAGCGGGATCGCCGGCTCGGCGCCGAACTGGCGGCAGGGACGGCCACGACGGTTCGCCAGGCATTCATCCCCGACCTCGCGGCGGGCCTGCTGTACAGGGTTGCCGATGGAACACTCCGCACGGGTGCGGGCCAGTTGTTCCCGCAGCCGTGGGTTCAAGGCGCATCGATCGGGCGTACTAGGCTCGACGATCTCGTGCGAGGCGGCTTTTACGTCGTATGCGTTGACTCGCAGGCGGCGGAGCAAGCCCGCGCGTGCGTGAGCAGGGTGGCGCATCTGGCCGCAAGCAAGGTGATTTGCATCGGCGGGACGAGCGGCTGTACTGACGGGAGCGATGTGCCCGGAATCGTCTATTGCGAGGAAGACTGCGATACGGTGCAACGCTGGTTGGCCGAGCGCAGTGCGCTGGCCGCGGTCGTCAGGCCGGACGGTTTCGTGTATGGCGGTGCGCGCACGGAGCACGAGCTGGCAGACGTGATCGCATCGCTCGGCAATGCCTTGATCGACGGGGCATCGGCGCCGCCGAAATCGACTGTTGCATCAGGCGGACTGGGTCACGCTGAAGACCGCACCAGCAGCCGCCTGGCAGTCTAGGAAAACGGAACGTATGCGCCTCCAGGGTGTAGAAGGCGCGGCAATAGACCTCGTTTTCCTAAGTGATCGATGTCGCCGCGCTCGCGAATTTTGAACCGCTGACACGGGAGCATCAGCAGAGGATGGCGAGATAAATCGATAAATTTGGGGAGAGACAGATGTACGATCTGATGAAATGGGCGGATGAACTAAGCCGGGGGCGCGCGCGACGACAAGCATCCCGGCGCTACATTCAATCATCTACATCGCCCAAGGGGTGGTCAGGTTGAACGGCACAGCCGGTGGCGCCAAATTGAATTTTCCGTCACCCACCGTGGACAGCATGAGCCGGTACAACGCAAAGGAAACGAAGTGAGATGCTGTCCAGCGGATACGCCCGTTTGCGACTCACGGTCGCTCAGGCGGCCTGCGTTCCCGCTACATACCCGAGCCGTGCGCTGATAGCCTGCGCCTCCTGTCGAACTGCGGTCGCGATCGATCCATCGATAGACGAATCGAATCCTCCCGTCGCGCCCAGCGCCGTGAGCGTTGCACACAGTCGGCCGTTGAAATCGAAAAGAGGTGCGGCGACTGCGCTGATTCCTTTCAGGTTGGTGTCCTTGACGGTTGCACACTGGACGGCCTGAACGTCACGCCTTAACCGCCCGATGGGATCGTCGCGGTCGAGTTGCGCGAGCAGATCGGCGGGCGAATGCCGCAACTCTTCTTCCGCTAGTGCGCGAACGCGGGATTCATCGAGCAGTCCCAGAAAAAGCCGGCCCGTCGCTGACCACAATAGCGACATGACCGACCCGGCGCGCACGTTCACCGTGACAGGCAGCCCCGGCTCCTCGAAGCGCACGATCGTCGGCCCCCGATTGCCCATCACGGCAATGAAGCAGGTGACTTCGAGGCTCTCTCTCAGTCGCACCAATGACGGCTCGGCAAGCCGGATCGGGTCGGAGAGCCGCATGGCGGCGAGGCCGA from Paraburkholderia sp. IMGN_8 encodes the following:
- a CDS encoding alpha/beta fold hydrolase encodes the protein MNNRTFHRTATVNGRKVFYREAGDPKLPTIVLLHGLPSSSQMFRDLIPALADRFHLIAPDYIGLGHSDAPSRDEFKYTFDNLADHVAGLIEALKLDSYILYMHDYGGPVGFRLFTQRPDAVRGFIIQNTNAYMEGVGDAPKSVFLPLWENRTPETEKPARDFISPEGTKFQWLVGAKDPDAVNPDNWVFDQALLDRPGVQDCQIDLLHDYQSNVGLYPTWQAAFRQHQPKTLIIWGKNDPFFIQPGARAYTKDLLDAKLVWLDAGHFVLDENKCQVAAEIKAVFAD
- a CDS encoding IclR family transcriptional regulator, whose amino-acid sequence is MKKARVLETNGEGFAAPERERRQRVQSASTAMVVLKGLAAIGGRASLTALASHIGESPAKVHRYLVSLMEESLVAQEPGTQQYVLGTECLAIGLAAMRLSDPIRLAEPSLVRLRESLEVTCFIAVMGNRGPTIVRFEEPGLPVTVNVRAGSVMSLLWSATGRLFLGLLDESRVRALAEEELRHSPADLLAQLDRDDPIGRLRRDVQAVQCATVKDTNLKGISAVAAPLFDFNGRLCATLTALGATGGFDSSIDGSIATAVRQEAQAISARLGYVAGTQAA
- a CDS encoding LysR family transcriptional regulator; this encodes MSLLIAAVESGSLSKASRRLGLPLATVSRRMADLEAHLKATLLVRSSRGLELTPAGRSYLTAAKSILEQVIEAERAAAGEYLEPKGDLVVTGPNMFGRMHVLPVVTSFLAAYPDVSVGLMLTDKVTHFLDDQIDVALRIGDLPDSELVAVRLGAVRRVICASPWYLSTRGTPATPDELPEHSVVSFESVSSTSNWKFWSDGSDFDVPFRSRLSVNTIEAAIDAGLAGSGLIRTMSYQIAEHVRRGDLQIVLSEFEPPVRPVHLVYDKKNRLPLKLRAFIDFVVPRLRERIADAAL